From a region of the Nonlabens dokdonensis DSW-6 genome:
- the arfB gene encoding alternative ribosome rescue aminoacyl-tRNA hydrolase ArfB yields MNVELLHKEVQYKAVASSGPGGQNVNKVATKVQLYFDVLNSLAFAKAEQERIINKLQNQLTKEGFVIIGCQESRSQAKNKELAFKKLINLLSQAAQKPKIRKKRTIPKAVKRKRLNDKKKQSEKKKDRNFKY; encoded by the coding sequence ATGAACGTAGAGCTATTACATAAAGAAGTTCAGTATAAAGCAGTGGCGAGTAGTGGTCCAGGTGGTCAAAACGTCAATAAAGTAGCCACAAAAGTACAGCTGTATTTTGATGTTTTGAATAGTCTCGCTTTCGCGAAAGCGGAACAAGAAAGAATCATTAACAAATTGCAAAACCAACTAACTAAAGAAGGATTTGTGATCATAGGTTGTCAGGAGTCAAGAAGTCAAGCGAAAAACAAGGAGTTAGCATTTAAAAAACTAATCAACCTCTTATCGCAAGCGGCTCAAAAGCCTAAAATCAGGAAAAAAAGGACGATTCCAAAAGCCGTAAAACGTAAACGACTTAACGATAAGAAAAAACAAAGCGAGAAAAAAAAGGATCGTAATTTTAAGTATTAA
- a CDS encoding isoaspartyl peptidase/L-asparaginase family protein — MKFISYLFLAFILLSCNQTKEITEDTDSIETDVKAEITNQFAIVIHGGAGTIKKENMTPELEAQYNAKLTEAIKAGHEILANGGDAMDAVEASIRIMENSPLFNSGKGAVFTHDGINSLDASFMDGKTLNAGAIAGVTTVKNPISLARKVMTDSEHVLLSGEGADAFAKSLQDDSIEIVDNKYFFTENRYQSLKRVLEREKAKDQKTAAVLELEDPFLKDSKYGTVGCVALDKNGNIAAGTSTGGMTNKKYGRIGDSPIIGSGTYANNKTCGVSSTGHGEYFIRAQVAYDISALMEYGGKTLKEATEEVIQEKLVNLGGTGGIVALDHLGNISMEFNTAGMYRAMMDDQGELTVGMYKE, encoded by the coding sequence ATGAAGTTTATATCTTATTTATTTCTCGCTTTTATTCTTTTAAGCTGTAATCAAACTAAAGAAATTACTGAAGACACTGATAGTATAGAAACGGATGTCAAAGCAGAAATTACCAACCAATTTGCCATTGTAATTCATGGCGGCGCCGGAACAATAAAAAAGGAGAATATGACGCCAGAGTTGGAGGCTCAATACAATGCAAAACTTACTGAAGCTATAAAAGCGGGACATGAAATTCTGGCAAATGGTGGTGATGCCATGGATGCGGTAGAAGCTAGCATACGTATTATGGAAAATTCGCCACTTTTCAATTCTGGGAAAGGTGCGGTTTTTACTCATGATGGAATTAACTCGTTAGATGCAAGTTTTATGGATGGCAAAACTTTAAATGCAGGAGCTATAGCTGGTGTTACCACGGTAAAGAATCCTATTTCACTAGCTAGAAAAGTAATGACCGATTCAGAACACGTGCTATTAAGCGGTGAAGGAGCAGATGCCTTTGCAAAATCATTACAAGATGATAGTATAGAAATAGTAGATAACAAGTACTTCTTTACAGAAAACAGATACCAATCGTTAAAGCGTGTTCTAGAAAGAGAAAAAGCTAAAGACCAAAAAACAGCTGCTGTTCTAGAGCTAGAAGATCCGTTTTTGAAGGATTCCAAATATGGGACTGTAGGTTGCGTAGCATTAGATAAGAACGGTAACATTGCAGCAGGAACTAGTACTGGTGGAATGACCAACAAAAAATATGGACGCATAGGTGATTCTCCTATTATAGGAAGTGGTACGTATGCCAATAATAAAACCTGTGGCGTTTCCAGCACTGGACATGGAGAATATTTTATAAGAGCTCAAGTCGCTTATGATATAAGTGCATTAATGGAATATGGAGGCAAAACCCTTAAAGAGGCAACCGAAGAAGTAATTCAAGAGAAGCTGGTTAATTTAGGAGGAACTGGTGGTATCGTTGCACTTGATCATTTGGGGAATATTTCCATGGAATTTAACACCGCTGGAATGTACAGAGCTATGATGGACGATCAAGGTGAGCTTACTGTTGGGATGTATAAGGAGTAA
- a CDS encoding exodeoxyribonuclease III: MKIISYNVNGIRAAMKKDFIKWLIAANPDVLCLQEIKAQKDQVDTEAFTAAGYEYQYYYSAQKKGYSGTAIISKIKPDHVEYGTGIETMDFEGRNIRADFGDISVMSMYLPSGTNDARLSFKFEYMEQFLEYTKELRKEHPNLIVCGDYNICHKAIDIHDPVRLKNTSGFLPEEREWMDRFVESGFVDAFRMFNDQPDQYSWWSYRGGSRARNKGWRLDYHMVNAPLKDRVKRSVILSEAVHSDHCPVMVEIG, encoded by the coding sequence ATGAAAATCATATCCTATAACGTAAACGGCATACGCGCCGCGATGAAAAAAGACTTTATCAAATGGTTAATTGCTGCAAATCCAGATGTGCTTTGCCTACAAGAGATAAAAGCTCAAAAAGACCAAGTGGATACAGAGGCTTTTACAGCTGCTGGATATGAATACCAGTATTATTACAGTGCACAAAAAAAAGGCTATTCAGGAACGGCGATTATTTCTAAAATAAAACCAGATCATGTAGAGTATGGAACTGGAATAGAAACCATGGATTTTGAAGGTAGAAACATCAGGGCAGACTTTGGAGATATATCTGTAATGTCCATGTATTTACCTAGCGGTACAAATGATGCTCGATTGAGTTTTAAATTTGAATACATGGAGCAATTTCTAGAGTATACTAAAGAATTGCGCAAAGAGCATCCTAACTTAATTGTTTGTGGCGATTATAACATCTGTCATAAAGCTATTGACATTCATGATCCAGTAAGATTGAAAAATACCTCAGGTTTCTTACCAGAAGAACGCGAGTGGATGGATCGATTTGTAGAAAGCGGATTCGTAGATGCTTTTAGAATGTTTAATGATCAACCAGATCAATACTCATGGTGGAGTTATCGTGGTGGTTCAAGAGCAAGAAACAAAGGATGGCGATTAGACTACCACATGGTAAACGCGCCTTTAAAAGACCGAGTAAAAAGATCAGTCATTTTAAGTGAGGCAGTACATAGTGATCACTGTCCAGTTATGGTGGAGATAGGATAG
- the rsmI gene encoding 16S rRNA (cytidine(1402)-2'-O)-methyltransferase yields the protein MKLYLVPTPIGNLKDMTYRGVEILKEVDLILAEDTRTSGKLLQHYEIATPMLSYHMHNEHKISDSIVKRIKAGETMALITDAGSPGISDPGFLLTRKLIENEVTVESLPGATAFVPALTVSGLPCDKFIFEGFLPVKKGRQKRLEFLKEETRTIVFYESPHKLLKTLADFKTHYGEERQVSISREITKLYEEHFRGTVTEAIAHFEHKKPKGEFVVVLGGMISQKIG from the coding sequence ATGAAACTTTACCTTGTTCCTACGCCCATCGGTAATTTAAAAGACATGACTTATCGTGGTGTTGAAATACTGAAAGAGGTGGACCTTATTCTTGCTGAAGACACACGGACAAGTGGTAAATTATTGCAACATTATGAGATCGCTACTCCTATGCTTTCTTATCACATGCATAATGAACATAAAATTAGTGATTCGATTGTAAAAAGGATCAAAGCCGGAGAAACAATGGCTTTAATAACCGACGCTGGTTCTCCAGGGATAAGCGATCCTGGTTTTTTACTTACTCGCAAATTAATAGAAAATGAAGTTACTGTAGAGTCACTTCCTGGAGCGACTGCTTTTGTTCCTGCACTAACCGTTTCTGGATTGCCATGCGATAAGTTTATTTTTGAAGGATTCTTACCAGTAAAAAAGGGAAGGCAGAAACGACTTGAATTTCTAAAAGAAGAAACCAGAACTATCGTTTTTTATGAATCGCCTCATAAATTATTAAAAACTCTAGCCGACTTTAAAACGCACTATGGTGAGGAGCGACAAGTTTCTATATCACGTGAAATTACTAAACTGTACGAAGAGCATTTTAGAGGAACTGTTACCGAAGCCATCGCTCATTTTGAACACAAAAAACCTAAAGGTGAGTTTGTTGTGGTTTTGGGAGGAATGATTTCCCAGAAAATTGGGTAG
- a CDS encoding MBOAT family O-acyltransferase, whose product MIEWNVIWDWLSYDPQKPLLFNSEAFLYLFLAFFFIYILLKDVRRLRILYVIAFSLFFYYKCSGIYFLLLIFSSFVDFYISDLIYKSKKTGTRKWLLVLSCVINLGVLAYFKYTGFLTENFNALFSGDLSFDTIFLPIGISFYTFQTMSYTIDIYRRELEPARNVWDFMFFVSFFPQLVAGPIVRAKDFIPQIYEKLYLTKKELSYAFYLIIGGLIKKAVISDYISVNFVDRVFNFPDNYTAFENLLAVYGYTLQIYCDFSGYSDIAIGLALLLGFQLPPNFRTPYQSISVTEFWRRWHISLSGWLRDYLYISMGGNRKGKLRTYFNLFMTMLLGGLWHGASWKFVLWGAMHGSVLAVEKAFNIPKWTSKNIALKLIAGILTFHFVAFCWIFFRASDFTNALNIIDNIGMLEWSPQNWWSVIAGYQNVAIIMLIGFLWHFIPQKWQDQQLLNFHRIPVVGKVVLFAATIWIISATASSEVQPFIYFQF is encoded by the coding sequence ATGATAGAGTGGAATGTAATATGGGACTGGCTCAGTTATGATCCACAAAAACCTCTACTGTTTAACAGCGAGGCTTTTTTGTATCTGTTTTTGGCCTTTTTCTTTATTTATATTTTATTGAAAGATGTACGCAGGTTGCGAATTCTTTATGTCATCGCTTTCTCTTTGTTCTTTTATTATAAGTGCAGTGGTATCTACTTTTTATTACTCATATTCTCTTCTTTCGTAGACTTTTACATCTCAGATTTAATTTACAAGAGTAAAAAAACGGGCACTAGAAAATGGTTACTCGTCTTATCTTGTGTTATCAATCTAGGCGTCCTTGCTTATTTTAAATATACCGGCTTTCTAACCGAAAACTTCAACGCTCTCTTCTCTGGTGATCTAAGTTTTGACACGATCTTTTTACCTATAGGAATCTCTTTCTACACTTTCCAGACCATGTCTTACACGATAGATATTTATAGAAGAGAATTAGAGCCTGCTAGAAATGTATGGGATTTTATGTTTTTTGTTTCCTTCTTCCCACAATTAGTTGCTGGTCCTATTGTAAGAGCAAAAGACTTCATTCCGCAGATCTATGAAAAACTGTACCTCACAAAAAAAGAATTGAGTTATGCTTTTTACCTCATCATAGGCGGCTTGATAAAAAAAGCCGTGATATCAGATTACATAAGCGTCAATTTTGTAGATCGAGTTTTTAATTTTCCAGATAACTACACCGCTTTTGAGAATTTGCTTGCCGTTTATGGTTATACACTACAGATTTATTGCGATTTCTCCGGTTATTCAGATATTGCAATTGGACTAGCGTTGCTACTCGGCTTTCAGTTACCGCCCAACTTTAGAACGCCATACCAAAGCATCAGCGTGACCGAATTCTGGCGCAGGTGGCACATCTCGCTATCGGGCTGGCTGCGTGATTATCTTTATATTTCTATGGGTGGTAATCGCAAAGGAAAACTGCGCACTTACTTTAACCTTTTTATGACCATGCTATTAGGTGGTTTATGGCACGGTGCATCATGGAAGTTTGTTCTTTGGGGCGCAATGCATGGAAGTGTTCTTGCCGTAGAAAAAGCGTTCAACATTCCTAAATGGACTAGTAAAAATATCGCATTAAAACTAATCGCTGGTATTCTCACTTTTCATTTTGTAGCGTTTTGCTGGATCTTTTTTAGAGCCTCAGACTTTACTAATGCTTTAAATATCATTGATAATATCGGTATGCTAGAATGGAGCCCACAAAACTGGTGGAGCGTCATTGCTGGATATCAAAATGTAGCCATCATCATGCTCATAGGTTTTTTATGGCATTTTATACCACAAAAATGGCAAGATCAACAGCTCTTAAATTTTCATAGAATCCCAGTTGTAGGCAAGGTGGTTCTTTTTGCTGCCACCATCTGGATCATCAGTGCGACGGCTAGTAGCGAGGTACAGCCGTTTATATATTTTCAATTTTAA
- a CDS encoding LysM peptidoglycan-binding domain-containing protein: MIKSFFILLISSMTTVAFAQEIADLQINPLLIDRDFQEIKNVQFLDDFYKKVEELESGTREKLTVVQIGDSHVQGPYFPQYIRQGLQSKFGNAGRGFVFPYRVAKTNGAIDVKFKTNSEWKAVRNVKSDGSDDVGLSGINLETTDANFVLEMNLSDSLEPINEIRIISQHPERFVICTSDQNQLIEQITTTKIYKIKSGDYLGKIASKFNTTVTAIQRVNGMKNTRLNAGQSIKIPTGASESKKINDAAFTNLSTKDGTAYQIPAGTTKLYIKANEKASKYVLDGLLLSTGKKGIQFHAIGVNGTKFSDYNKFPRFFDQLASLNPDLIIISLGTNESFYDNYTEQQLKKDMDVFNREMIKRGMTGSVLLTSPPPSMKNGKNINSTATVYAYEMGVFANLNSWAFYDLHAVTKTSAAMPDWYAAKLTSKDKIHFLEKGYQLQAQLLVESLLNSYNDYKK; the protein is encoded by the coding sequence ATGATCAAAAGTTTTTTTATCCTTCTCATAAGCTCCATGACAACAGTTGCTTTTGCGCAAGAAATTGCCGACCTGCAAATCAATCCATTGCTTATCGATCGTGATTTTCAAGAAATCAAAAACGTTCAGTTTTTAGATGATTTTTATAAAAAAGTTGAAGAACTAGAAAGTGGTACCAGAGAAAAATTAACTGTAGTTCAAATAGGAGATTCTCATGTTCAAGGACCCTATTTTCCACAATACATTAGACAAGGATTGCAATCTAAATTTGGAAATGCAGGACGCGGTTTTGTTTTCCCCTATCGAGTTGCAAAAACTAATGGCGCAATTGACGTAAAATTTAAAACCAACAGCGAGTGGAAAGCAGTGCGCAATGTGAAAAGTGATGGCAGCGATGACGTAGGTTTAAGTGGTATCAATCTAGAAACTACAGATGCTAATTTCGTATTAGAAATGAATTTAAGCGATTCATTAGAACCGATTAACGAGATACGAATCATATCGCAACATCCAGAACGCTTTGTCATTTGTACCAGCGATCAAAACCAACTTATAGAACAAATAACTACAACCAAAATCTATAAAATCAAGAGCGGTGATTATTTAGGTAAAATAGCGAGTAAATTTAATACGACGGTAACAGCGATTCAACGAGTTAACGGCATGAAAAATACGCGTCTTAACGCAGGACAGTCTATTAAAATACCTACAGGCGCATCTGAAAGTAAAAAAATAAACGATGCAGCGTTTACTAATCTATCTACTAAAGATGGTACCGCTTATCAAATTCCTGCTGGAACTACAAAATTGTATATAAAAGCTAATGAAAAAGCGTCCAAGTATGTTTTAGATGGTTTACTCTTAAGTACTGGTAAAAAAGGAATTCAATTTCATGCTATAGGAGTAAATGGAACAAAATTTAGTGATTACAATAAATTCCCACGATTCTTTGATCAACTTGCTTCTTTAAATCCTGATCTTATTATCATTTCTTTGGGCACTAATGAAAGTTTCTATGATAATTATACAGAGCAACAGCTTAAGAAAGACATGGATGTTTTTAATCGCGAGATGATCAAACGAGGAATGACTGGAAGTGTGTTGTTAACTTCTCCACCACCATCAATGAAGAATGGTAAAAATATCAATTCCACAGCTACAGTTTATGCTTATGAAATGGGAGTTTTTGCAAATTTAAATTCGTGGGCTTTTTATGACCTTCATGCTGTTACTAAAACCAGCGCAGCAATGCCTGACTGGTATGCAGCAAAATTGACCTCTAAAGATAAAATTCATTTTTTAGAAAAAGGCTATCAGTTACAAGCACAATTGCTCGTGGAATCTTTACTTAACTCTTACAACGATTATAAGAAATGA
- a CDS encoding SGNH/GDSL hydrolase family protein yields the protein MSFKEQKQFIYAFTIIAAGGLLFFLFKPFLPNKIFAEQLNSNKIVVDSLMLEAMKMEQDKSEESLFVKDSLIHKKSTIIEDSSKASLPDSEKKIAIPVKSNYRFIDVNDFNYNLIQEADSLGKYVLPKSKTLTTYNGKENLERFFEKLYELEKSTEGNVRIAYYGDSMIDGDLIVQDFRSALQTRFGGRGVGFVPITSESARSRYSIKHYTSGNWNTKNFMKGRADSIPYGINGAVHFSQDSTAGLKLLASGIKNSYRLNSPRLYYGKGNPNAAIQIKIDKDSLMQTIELNGTRSLNTATLSPKNSKRVELDFSQAQGLPIYGVDFSNDSGVHVDGFSKRGNSGLPLSLLHTAQMKEFDKTLSYDLIILQFGANVLTRKSKNYSWYSSRMSKVVAHLKKSFPEADILILGTADRGTKIGDLIKTDSSVVKLLRSQQIYAANTNSGFMSLFHLMGGENSASVWNDHKYMNNDYTHFSPQGSQKIGRMIYRELMNDYDAFAKARSQQTEEIEKNLEKEPAALQVTDSLKVKNDSLQN from the coding sequence ATGAGTTTTAAGGAACAAAAACAGTTTATTTATGCGTTTACCATCATTGCTGCTGGTGGTTTATTGTTCTTTCTTTTTAAACCTTTTCTACCAAATAAAATTTTTGCAGAACAATTAAATTCTAACAAAATTGTAGTCGATAGCCTTATGCTAGAAGCTATGAAAATGGAACAAGACAAATCAGAAGAAAGCCTTTTTGTCAAAGATTCATTGATACATAAAAAGAGTACGATTATAGAAGACAGCAGCAAAGCATCACTACCTGATAGCGAGAAAAAAATTGCAATACCAGTTAAAAGTAATTATAGATTTATTGATGTCAATGACTTTAACTACAATCTTATTCAAGAAGCAGACTCTTTAGGAAAGTACGTCTTGCCTAAATCTAAAACGCTCACCACTTACAATGGTAAAGAAAATCTTGAACGCTTTTTTGAAAAGCTCTATGAACTAGAAAAATCTACAGAAGGTAATGTGCGTATTGCTTATTACGGCGACTCCATGATTGATGGGGATTTAATAGTACAAGATTTTAGGAGCGCGCTTCAAACAAGATTCGGTGGTAGAGGCGTTGGTTTTGTACCTATAACATCAGAAAGTGCTCGTTCTCGTTACTCGATAAAGCATTACACTAGCGGCAACTGGAACACTAAGAATTTTATGAAAGGTCGTGCAGACAGTATTCCTTATGGCATTAATGGAGCAGTTCATTTTTCTCAAGATTCTACAGCTGGACTCAAACTTTTAGCCAGTGGTATTAAAAACTCTTATAGGCTTAACTCGCCAAGGCTGTATTACGGTAAGGGAAATCCAAATGCTGCAATTCAAATAAAAATTGATAAGGACAGTTTAATGCAAACTATAGAATTGAATGGAACGAGAAGTCTCAACACAGCTACACTTTCTCCAAAGAATTCTAAAAGAGTAGAGCTGGACTTTTCCCAAGCGCAAGGCCTTCCTATTTATGGTGTTGATTTTTCTAATGATTCAGGAGTACATGTAGATGGATTTTCTAAGCGTGGCAACTCTGGATTACCTTTAAGCCTGCTTCATACTGCGCAAATGAAAGAATTTGATAAAACACTGAGTTACGACCTTATTATATTGCAATTTGGTGCTAATGTTCTCACTAGAAAATCAAAAAATTATTCATGGTACTCCAGTCGTATGAGTAAAGTGGTAGCGCATTTGAAAAAATCTTTCCCAGAAGCTGACATACTCATTTTAGGAACTGCAGACAGAGGAACCAAGATAGGAGACCTTATAAAAACAGATAGTAGCGTTGTTAAACTTCTGCGCTCGCAGCAAATTTATGCCGCAAATACAAATTCTGGATTCATGAGTCTATTTCACCTTATGGGTGGAGAGAACTCTGCAAGTGTATGGAATGATCATAAGTATATGAACAATGATTATACTCATTTTAGCCCTCAAGGTTCACAAAAAATAGGTCGTATGATTTATAGAGAATTAATGAATGATTATGACGCTTTCGCGAAAGCGAGATCACAACAAACAGAAGAAATTGAAAAGAATTTAGAAAAGGAACCTGCAGCATTGCAAGTCACCGATAGTCTTAAGGTCAAAAACGATAGCTTACAAAATTAA